In Schlegelella aquatica, one DNA window encodes the following:
- a CDS encoding basic amino acid ABC transporter substrate-binding protein: MSTLSFPMNSLWQRAAMLMAGLVLAACGKQEPPAPAPAPATEASAPAPAPAPAKVYVVGTDAAYAPFESQNQKGEIVGFDIDVVNAIAQKAGFEVKFVNTPWEGIFNSLQQGDRDFLVSAITITDERKQTMDFSNPYFDAHQLIAVRENSKVTKFEDLKKLKVGVQTGTTGDEVVTKLQGKNSTTIKRFESTPLALKELEAGGVDAVVADNGVIENYVANNPQSKFKTVNDASFTPEQYGIAVRKGNTELLEKINQGLAAIKADGTYDQIYGKYFGAKKADAAAAAASGASK; the protein is encoded by the coding sequence ATGTCCACTCTCAGCTTTCCCATGAACTCGCTGTGGCAGCGCGCTGCCATGCTCATGGCCGGCCTGGTGCTGGCCGCCTGCGGCAAGCAGGAGCCGCCGGCTCCTGCGCCCGCTCCGGCCACCGAGGCCTCCGCCCCGGCCCCGGCGCCCGCACCCGCCAAGGTGTATGTCGTCGGCACCGACGCCGCCTATGCCCCGTTCGAGTCCCAGAACCAAAAGGGCGAAATCGTCGGCTTCGACATCGACGTGGTCAACGCCATCGCCCAGAAGGCCGGCTTCGAGGTGAAGTTCGTCAACACCCCGTGGGAAGGCATCTTCAACAGCCTGCAGCAGGGCGACCGTGATTTCCTCGTCTCGGCGATCACCATCACCGACGAGCGCAAGCAGACGATGGACTTCTCCAACCCGTACTTCGACGCGCATCAGCTGATCGCCGTGCGCGAGAACTCCAAGGTCACCAAGTTCGAAGACCTGAAGAAGCTCAAGGTCGGCGTGCAGACCGGCACCACCGGCGATGAGGTCGTGACCAAGCTGCAGGGCAAGAACAGCACCACCATCAAGCGCTTCGAGTCCACTCCGCTCGCCCTCAAGGAGCTGGAGGCTGGCGGCGTCGATGCGGTGGTGGCCGACAACGGGGTGATCGAGAACTACGTGGCCAACAACCCGCAGTCCAAGTTCAAGACGGTCAACGATGCGAGCTTCACCCCCGAGCAGTACGGCATCGCCGTGCGCAAGGGCAACACCGAGCTGCTGGAGAAGATCAACCAGGGCCTGGCGGCCATCAAGGCCGACGGCACCTACGACCAGATCTACGGCAAGTACTTCGGGGCCAAGAAGGCCGACGCCGCCGCGGCGGCCGCCTCCGGCGCCTCCAAGTGA
- a CDS encoding YbdK family carboxylate-amine ligase, translating into MALEAFSTSQPLTLGVELELAIVNTHDYDLTPSAADLLRLMARRKIPGDVKPEMTDSMIELSTGVCTSHDDALAQLTQIRDALVECARLLNVGLSGGGTHPFQDWSERRIFNTPRFHMLSELYGYLSKQFTIFGQHVHVGCPGPDEALVLLHGLSRFIPHFIALSASSPYVQGTDTGFHSARLNSVFAFPLSGRAPFVTTWDDFGTFFEKMTRTGVVKSMKDFYWDIRPKPEYGTIEVRVLDTPLTIEKAAALAAYIQCVASWLTRERPFELAEDDYLVYTFNRFQACRFGPEGTFVDPKTGEHRVLRDDILYTMGQIEQHAIELKADDALRYLRGELLRLGNDATWARQTYAREHLLAEVVRQQCLRWSGELVV; encoded by the coding sequence ATGGCGCTCGAAGCCTTCTCGACGTCCCAGCCGCTCACGCTCGGTGTGGAGCTGGAGCTGGCCATCGTCAACACGCACGATTACGACCTCACCCCCAGCGCCGCCGACCTGCTGCGGCTGATGGCGCGCCGCAAGATCCCCGGCGATGTGAAGCCCGAGATGACCGACAGCATGATCGAGCTGTCCACCGGCGTGTGCACGAGCCACGACGACGCCCTCGCGCAGCTCACGCAGATCCGCGATGCGCTGGTCGAATGCGCCCGCCTCCTCAACGTCGGCTTGTCGGGCGGCGGCACACACCCGTTCCAGGACTGGAGCGAGCGGCGCATCTTCAACACGCCGCGCTTCCACATGCTGTCCGAGCTGTACGGGTACCTGTCCAAGCAGTTCACCATCTTCGGCCAGCACGTGCACGTGGGCTGCCCCGGCCCGGACGAGGCGCTGGTGCTGCTGCACGGCCTGTCGCGCTTCATCCCGCATTTCATCGCGTTGTCCGCCTCCAGCCCGTACGTGCAGGGCACCGACACCGGCTTCCACTCGGCGCGGCTCAACTCGGTGTTCGCCTTTCCCCTCTCGGGGCGCGCACCGTTCGTCACCACATGGGACGATTTCGGCACCTTCTTCGAGAAGATGACGCGCACCGGCGTCGTCAAGAGCATGAAGGACTTCTACTGGGACATCCGGCCCAAGCCCGAGTACGGCACGATCGAGGTGCGGGTGCTCGACACCCCGTTGACCATCGAGAAGGCGGCCGCGCTGGCCGCGTACATCCAGTGCGTCGCGAGCTGGCTCACCCGCGAGCGACCTTTCGAGCTGGCCGAGGACGACTACCTCGTCTACACGTTCAACCGCTTCCAGGCGTGCCGCTTCGGCCCGGAGGGCACCTTCGTCGATCCCAAGACCGGCGAGCATCGCGTGCTGCGCGACGACATCCTCTACACGATGGGGCAGATCGAACAGCATGCGATCGAGCTGAAGGCCGACGACGCCCTGCGCTACCTGCGCGGCGAGCTGCTGCGCCTTGGCAATGACGCCACCTGGGCGCGGCAGACCTACGCACGCGAGCACCTGCTCGCGGAGGTGGTGCGCCAGCAGTGCCTGCGCTGGAGCGGGGAGCTCGTCGTCTGA
- a CDS encoding amino acid ABC transporter permease, producing the protein MDLRWDILSGYVPLFVAGLWMTLKLTFVAITAGLALGLLLGLVSSSRTAPPPKSVWGRALLKPAQWITIGYVAFFRGTPLFVQILLVHFALMPTLIHPDHGLLLQGQAAMSFRQEHGAFFSGALALTLNAGAYISEIFRAGIQSIHVGQTQAAYSLGLTHGQSMRFVILPQAFRRMVPPLVNEAVTLIKDSSLVSAIGLAELALAARTVAGAYSRYWEPYLTISAIYLVLTLVLSLLAKRLEAPAHLRGR; encoded by the coding sequence GTGGATTTGCGTTGGGACATCCTTTCCGGCTACGTGCCGTTGTTCGTGGCCGGGCTGTGGATGACCCTCAAGCTCACGTTCGTGGCCATCACCGCCGGCTTGGCGCTGGGGCTTTTGCTTGGGCTCGTCAGCAGCTCGCGCACCGCTCCGCCGCCCAAGTCGGTGTGGGGCCGGGCGCTGCTCAAGCCGGCACAGTGGATCACGATCGGCTACGTCGCGTTCTTTCGCGGCACACCGCTGTTCGTGCAGATCCTGCTGGTGCATTTCGCGCTGATGCCGACGCTGATCCATCCGGATCACGGCCTGCTGCTGCAGGGGCAAGCCGCGATGTCGTTCCGACAGGAGCACGGCGCGTTCTTCTCCGGGGCTCTCGCCCTCACGCTCAATGCCGGGGCGTACATCTCGGAGATCTTCCGCGCCGGCATCCAGTCGATCCACGTGGGCCAGACCCAGGCGGCCTACAGCCTGGGTCTGACGCACGGGCAGAGCATGCGCTTCGTCATCCTGCCGCAAGCGTTCCGCCGCATGGTGCCGCCGCTGGTGAACGAAGCCGTCACGCTGATCAAGGACTCGTCGCTGGTCTCGGCGATCGGCCTGGCCGAACTCGCGCTCGCCGCGCGCACGGTGGCCGGCGCCTACTCCCGCTACTGGGAGCCGTACCTGACGATCTCGGCGATCTACCTGGTGCTCACGCTGGTGCTGTCGCTGCTGGCCAAGCGGCTGGAGGCGCCTGCCCACCTGCGCGGGCGCTGA
- the minC gene encoding septum site-determining protein MinC: MAAASTTSAFEIKSASLPLVAFQLKTCDLAQLAEELRRRVGDAPDFFDGDPVVVDLAGVEADEAVPAFAELLRLLREHKMAPVAVRGGSEAQREAAIAAGLVPASEVIPSAPERVREVVREVIQHVPAPAAPTAAMVVDKPLRSGQQVYAKGGDLVVLAAVNFGAEVIADGHIHVYAPLRGRAIAGARGNTEARIFTTCLEPELIAIAGIYRTTETPIPEEVAGKPAQVRLVGEKLLMEPLKFS; the protein is encoded by the coding sequence ATGGCCGCTGCCTCGACCACTTCCGCCTTCGAGATCAAGAGCGCCTCGCTCCCGCTGGTCGCCTTCCAGCTCAAGACCTGCGACCTCGCGCAACTGGCCGAGGAGTTGCGCCGCCGGGTGGGCGATGCGCCGGACTTCTTCGACGGCGACCCGGTGGTCGTCGATCTCGCCGGCGTCGAGGCCGACGAGGCGGTGCCGGCCTTTGCGGAACTGCTGCGCCTGCTGCGCGAGCACAAGATGGCCCCCGTGGCGGTGCGCGGGGGCTCCGAGGCTCAGCGCGAGGCGGCGATCGCGGCTGGTCTCGTGCCGGCCTCCGAGGTCATTCCCAGTGCACCGGAGCGGGTGCGCGAGGTGGTGCGCGAGGTCATCCAGCATGTGCCGGCGCCCGCCGCGCCGACGGCCGCGATGGTGGTGGACAAGCCGCTGCGCTCGGGCCAACAGGTGTACGCCAAGGGAGGGGACCTGGTCGTGCTGGCCGCCGTCAACTTCGGCGCCGAGGTGATCGCCGACGGCCACATCCACGTGTACGCCCCGCTGCGCGGGCGCGCGATCGCCGGTGCGCGCGGCAACACCGAGGCGCGCATCTTCACGACCTGCCTCGAGCCCGAGCTCATCGCGATCGCGGGCATCTACCGCACCACCGAGACGCCCATCCCCGAGGAAGTGGCCGGCAAGCCGGCGCAGGTGCGCCTGGTGGGCGAGAAGCTCTTGATGGAACCGCTCAAGTTCTCCTGA
- the minE gene encoding cell division topological specificity factor MinE: MSLLSFLLGEKKKTASVAKERLQIILAHERSGRDSRPNYLPQLQRELVEVISKYVSIKPDDIKVHLERQDNLEVLEVKIELPETAR; this comes from the coding sequence ATGTCGCTCTTGTCCTTCCTGCTGGGCGAGAAGAAGAAGACCGCCAGCGTCGCCAAGGAACGGCTGCAGATCATCCTGGCGCACGAGCGCTCGGGGCGCGACAGCCGCCCCAACTACCTGCCGCAGCTCCAGCGCGAGTTGGTCGAGGTGATCTCCAAGTACGTGTCGATCAAGCCCGACGACATCAAGGTCCACCTCGAGCGCCAGGACAACCTCGAGGTGCTCGAGGTGAAGATCGAGCTGCCCGAGACGGCCCGCTGA
- a CDS encoding cation:proton antiporter: MFEPIAQALGSLGIVVEPGVGHEALLGSSLVIIAGALLGEAVFRFLGLPRIVGYSLAGLGMALTGHGVATGSMVGTLRLVVDLALALLLFELGARVRLRWLRINPFLLVTSLAESLLTFVAVYFAMRYFGLDAPSSAALAVLAIPASPAVISRVASELGAEGQVTERVTMMAALNTLYGVFAARLLTAWLDLDQGQNPVSAVVEPLYVLVGSFLIAGLLGYGVARVARKLDLRNENSTLLLLGLIALALALTKVLGLSTLLVPLMAGLWLRNTTERPWVWPRHFGTAGGVLVLLLFVIVGSSWSVEGLAVGGGLALVAMLARFAAKGVAVLSLGWFSGQSWRQGIGLTLALTPLSATALVMYADLQASHAGFAAQLAPVAFSAIAMMELIGALAVLLALRGAGEIAARRT; the protein is encoded by the coding sequence ATGTTCGAACCCATCGCCCAGGCCCTGGGCTCGCTCGGTATCGTCGTCGAGCCCGGGGTGGGCCACGAAGCGTTGCTGGGGTCGTCCCTGGTGATCATCGCCGGCGCGCTGCTCGGCGAGGCGGTGTTCCGCTTTCTCGGCCTGCCGCGCATCGTCGGCTATTCGCTCGCCGGCCTCGGCATGGCCCTCACCGGCCACGGCGTGGCCACGGGCTCCATGGTCGGCACGCTGCGGCTGGTGGTCGACCTCGCGTTGGCGTTGTTGCTCTTCGAGCTGGGCGCAAGGGTGCGGCTGCGCTGGCTGCGGATCAACCCCTTCCTGCTCGTCACCAGCCTCGCCGAGTCGCTGCTCACCTTCGTCGCGGTGTACTTCGCGATGCGCTACTTCGGCCTGGACGCTCCTTCATCCGCGGCGTTGGCCGTGTTGGCCATCCCCGCGTCGCCGGCGGTGATCTCGCGCGTCGCCTCGGAGCTGGGCGCAGAAGGGCAAGTCACCGAGCGCGTGACGATGATGGCCGCGTTGAACACGCTCTACGGAGTCTTCGCAGCACGCTTGCTCACCGCCTGGCTCGACCTGGACCAAGGGCAGAATCCGGTGAGCGCGGTGGTCGAGCCGCTGTACGTGCTGGTCGGCTCGTTCCTGATCGCGGGGCTGCTGGGCTACGGCGTCGCGCGCGTGGCGCGCAAGCTCGATCTGCGCAACGAGAACTCGACCCTGCTGCTCCTCGGCCTCATTGCACTGGCGCTGGCGCTCACCAAGGTGCTGGGCTTGTCCACGCTCTTGGTGCCGTTGATGGCCGGCCTGTGGCTGCGCAACACGACGGAGCGTCCCTGGGTGTGGCCCCGCCACTTCGGCACCGCCGGAGGTGTGCTGGTGCTGCTGCTCTTCGTGATCGTCGGCTCCTCGTGGTCGGTCGAGGGGCTCGCGGTGGGGGGTGGCCTCGCGCTGGTGGCGATGCTCGCGCGCTTCGCCGCCAAGGGCGTCGCGGTCCTGTCGCTCGGCTGGTTCAGCGGGCAGTCGTGGCGCCAGGGCATCGGCCTCACGCTCGCGCTCACACCCTTGTCGGCCACCGCGCTGGTGATGTACGCCGACCTGCAGGCTTCGCATGCCGGCTTTGCCGCGCAGCTGGCCCCCGTGGCCTTCAGCGCGATCGCGATGATGGAACTGATCGGTGCGCTGGCCGTGCTGCTGGCCCTGCGCGGCGCCGGCGAGATCGCGGCGCGGCGCACCTGA
- the htpG gene encoding molecular chaperone HtpG, translated as MEKKTLSFQAEVKQLLHLVAHSLYSNKEIFLRELISNASDACDKLRFEALNRNDLYEDQPNLEIHVTFDKAARTIIVSDNGIGLSAEEAIANLGTIAKSGTREFMDKLSGDQQKDAQLIGQFGVGFYSGFIVADRITVESRRAGLEPEEGVRWSSDGTGDFEVETITRERRGTDVILHLRESETDFLNRWRLKSIISRYSDHISLPILMRKEEWDKDKGEYVLKDEWETVNQAAALWTRPKGEITEEQYHEFYKQISYDTEAPLAYTHNRVEGRTEYTQLLYIPAKAPFDLWNRDKRGGVKLYVKRVFIMDDAEALMPVYLRFVKGVVDSADLPLNVSRELLQESRDVKAIREGCTKRVLSMLEDLAENQKDKYAQFWTEFGAVLKEGVGEDHANRERIAKLLRFASTQADEGVSLADYVSRMKDGQEAIYYITADTLAAAKNSPQLEIFRKKGIEVLLLTDRVDEWMLTYLYEFDGKPLQSVAKGAVDLGKLQDEEEKKKAEQAAEAFKPVLERLKEVLKDKAKDVRVTTRLVDSPACLVTEEGEMSGHLARLLKQAGQKAPGVKPVLEVNAEHPLVRKLEGNDRFEDLAHILFDQALLAEGGQLDDPAAYVRRINTLLVS; from the coding sequence ATGGAAAAGAAAACCCTGTCCTTCCAGGCCGAGGTGAAGCAGCTGCTGCACCTCGTCGCTCATTCGCTCTACTCCAACAAGGAGATCTTCCTGCGCGAGCTGATCTCCAATGCGTCGGACGCCTGCGACAAGCTGCGCTTCGAGGCGCTGAACCGCAACGACCTCTACGAAGACCAGCCCAACCTCGAGATCCACGTCACCTTCGACAAGGCGGCACGCACCATCATCGTCAGCGACAATGGCATCGGCCTGTCGGCCGAAGAAGCCATCGCCAACCTGGGCACCATCGCCAAGAGCGGCACCCGGGAGTTCATGGACAAGCTCTCCGGCGACCAGCAGAAGGACGCCCAGCTCATCGGCCAATTCGGCGTGGGCTTCTACAGCGGCTTCATCGTGGCCGACCGCATCACGGTCGAGTCGCGCCGCGCCGGCCTCGAGCCCGAGGAGGGCGTGCGCTGGAGCAGCGACGGCACCGGCGACTTCGAGGTCGAGACCATCACGCGCGAGCGGCGCGGCACCGACGTCATCTTGCATCTGCGCGAGAGCGAGACCGACTTCCTCAACCGCTGGCGCCTGAAGTCCATCATCTCGCGCTACTCCGACCACATCTCGCTGCCCATCCTGATGCGCAAGGAGGAGTGGGACAAGGACAAGGGCGAGTACGTCCTGAAAGACGAGTGGGAGACGGTCAACCAGGCCGCGGCCCTGTGGACCCGCCCCAAGGGCGAGATCACCGAGGAGCAGTACCACGAGTTCTACAAGCAGATCAGCTACGACACCGAGGCGCCGCTCGCCTACACGCACAACCGGGTCGAGGGGCGCACCGAGTACACGCAGCTGCTCTACATCCCGGCCAAGGCGCCCTTCGACTTGTGGAACCGCGACAAGCGCGGCGGCGTCAAGCTCTACGTCAAGCGGGTCTTCATCATGGACGACGCCGAGGCGCTCATGCCGGTGTATCTGCGCTTCGTCAAGGGCGTGGTCGACTCGGCCGACCTGCCGCTCAACGTCTCGCGCGAGTTGCTGCAGGAAAGCCGCGACGTCAAGGCCATCCGTGAAGGCTGCACCAAGCGCGTGCTGTCCATGCTGGAGGACCTGGCCGAGAACCAGAAGGACAAGTACGCGCAGTTCTGGACAGAGTTCGGCGCGGTGCTCAAGGAGGGCGTCGGCGAGGATCACGCCAACCGCGAGCGCATCGCCAAGCTGCTGCGCTTTGCCTCCACGCAGGCCGACGAAGGCGTGTCGCTGGCCGACTATGTCTCGCGCATGAAGGACGGTCAGGAAGCGATCTACTACATCACCGCCGACACGCTCGCGGCCGCCAAGAACAGCCCGCAGCTCGAGATCTTTCGCAAGAAGGGGATCGAGGTCCTGCTGCTGACAGACCGCGTCGACGAATGGATGCTGACGTACCTCTACGAGTTCGACGGCAAGCCGCTGCAAAGCGTCGCCAAGGGCGCGGTGGATCTGGGCAAACTCCAGGACGAGGAAGAGAAGAAGAAGGCCGAACAAGCGGCCGAGGCGTTCAAGCCGGTGCTCGAGCGCCTGAAGGAGGTGCTCAAGGACAAGGCCAAGGACGTGCGCGTGACGACCCGCCTGGTGGATTCGCCCGCCTGCCTCGTGACCGAGGAGGGCGAGATGAGCGGGCACCTGGCGCGTCTGCTCAAGCAGGCCGGCCAGAAGGCGCCCGGCGTCAAGCCCGTGCTGGAGGTCAACGCCGAGCACCCGCTCGTGCGCAAGCTGGAAGGCAACGACCGCTTCGAGGATCTGGCGCACATCCTGTTCGACCAGGCGCTGCTGGCCGAAGGCGGTCAGCTCGACGACCCGGCCGCTTACGTCAGGCGGATCAACACGCTGCTCGTCTCCTGA
- the minD gene encoding septum site-determining protein MinD — MAKIIVVTSGKGGVGKTTTSASFASGLALQGHKTAVIDFDVGLRNLDLIMGCERRVVYDLINVIHGEANLHQALIKDKQCENLFILPASQTRDKEALTREGVERVLHDLAEMGFEYIVCDSPAGIETGALMAMHFADEALVVTNPEVSSVRDSDRILGMLSSKTRRAIEGKEPIKEHLLITRYNPHRVQDGQMLSLEDIQDILRIPLIGVIPESEAVLQASNQGIPAIHLKGTDVSEAYKDVVARFLGEERPLRFVEAEKPSFFKRLFGGR, encoded by the coding sequence ATGGCCAAGATCATCGTGGTGACCTCCGGCAAGGGCGGCGTGGGCAAGACCACGACCAGCGCCAGCTTCGCCTCCGGCCTTGCGCTGCAAGGCCACAAGACCGCCGTGATCGACTTCGACGTCGGCCTGCGCAATCTGGACCTCATCATGGGGTGCGAACGCCGCGTGGTGTACGACCTCATCAACGTGATCCACGGCGAGGCCAACCTCCACCAAGCACTGATCAAGGACAAGCAGTGCGAGAACCTGTTCATCCTGCCCGCCTCGCAGACGCGCGACAAGGAAGCACTCACCCGTGAAGGCGTGGAGCGCGTGCTCCACGACTTGGCGGAGATGGGCTTCGAGTACATCGTCTGCGACTCGCCGGCGGGCATCGAGACCGGCGCCCTCATGGCCATGCACTTCGCCGATGAAGCGCTCGTCGTGACGAACCCGGAGGTCTCGTCGGTGCGCGATTCCGACCGCATCCTCGGCATGCTGAGCTCCAAGACCCGCCGCGCGATCGAGGGCAAGGAGCCGATCAAGGAGCACCTGCTCATCACCCGCTACAACCCGCACCGGGTGCAGGATGGGCAGATGCTCTCGCTCGAGGACATCCAGGACATCCTGCGCATCCCCCTCATCGGGGTGATCCCCGAGTCGGAGGCGGTGCTGCAGGCGTCCAACCAGGGCATTCCGGCGATCCACCTCAAGGGAACGGACGTCTCCGAGGCCTACAAGGACGTGGTCGCCCGCTTCCTCGGCGAGGAGCGTCCGCTGCGCTTCGTCGAGGCCGAGAAGCCCAGCTTCTTCAAACGACTCTTCGGCGGGAGGTAA
- a CDS encoding PEP-CTERM sorting domain-containing protein — protein MKKHLLALGLAAMTTAASAQLSVSGPDPSGFTGYNGTPATFTGTLSSGILNGLLDAGVGGTLSITFLGKDDAWHHNTLSFGELVIDNKSTTVGSSFTTNVGAGLLSFLFKDVTDGETVPNGGPSSGYATYTVVDGKAVASGNPAFGQYDFILGFNDGHIYDADYDDLVVGISLVPIPEPETYALMLAGLGAMGFMARRRQRRD, from the coding sequence ATGAAAAAACACCTACTCGCGCTCGGGCTCGCCGCGATGACCACGGCAGCCAGCGCGCAACTGTCGGTCTCGGGACCTGATCCGTCGGGCTTCACCGGCTACAACGGCACCCCCGCGACCTTCACCGGCACGCTGTCGAGCGGCATCCTCAACGGCCTGCTCGATGCAGGCGTCGGCGGCACGTTGAGCATCACGTTCCTGGGCAAGGACGACGCTTGGCACCACAACACGCTGAGCTTCGGCGAGCTCGTCATCGACAACAAGTCCACCACCGTGGGCTCGTCGTTCACGACGAACGTCGGCGCCGGCCTGCTGAGCTTCCTGTTCAAGGACGTGACGGACGGTGAGACGGTGCCCAACGGGGGTCCTTCGTCGGGCTATGCCACCTACACGGTGGTAGACGGCAAGGCGGTGGCCAGCGGCAATCCGGCCTTCGGCCAGTATGACTTCATCCTGGGCTTCAACGACGGCCACATCTACGACGCCGACTACGACGACCTCGTCGTGGGCATCAGCCTGGTGCCGATCCCCGAACCCGAGACCTACGCGCTGATGCTCGCAGGTCTGGGCGCCATGGGCTTCATGGCACGCCGCCGTCAGCGTCGCGACTGA